The genomic interval TGAAGACTTTGAACTTTGCGATCGCATCGCTAATTATGGCCCGATTCTAGTAATTCCAGAACCGTTACTTCTTTACCGCGTACATTCTAAAAGCCAGTCAATGGAGAAGTTTTTCTGGCAGAAAAAAGTGGCGAGGTACGTTGTTGCACGCCACAGAGCCAGACTAGCCGGTCAGGAAGAACCACAGCTGAGCCAATTTCTCAAAGAATATGACTCCCAACCGATGATGTCTGGTTTAGCTAGACATATACGTACTATGGGTCAATTTTGGTACAGGAAAGCAGGGCTTTTGTTTGCCGAGCAAGATTATATGCAGGCAGGCTTGTACTTGGGTATGGCAATTGTTGCTAATCCATCCTATTCAATCCCACGCATCTGGGATCAAAAGCTTTCTCCCAAAGCGCGAAATTCTATAGAAAAGTTAACCAACAGGGGAGCGCATTAGTTTATGGGAAACAGTAACCTGATTTTATTTAGTAGTCTGCTGTTGCCTGCCTCTCAAACCTTCATTCGCGCACAGGGGGAACAACTTAAAAAGTTTACAGCTTACTATGTTGGTTCTCGTCTAGTAGAAGGGTTGGAACTGCCTCGCGATCGCATTGCAGTTGTAAATAAAGGAACTAATTTTGGCAAAATAGCGGAAACAGCGTTTAAAATTTCGGGATTTGCCCCTGATTTCTCCCAAAAACTGCGGCAATTGAATCCAGTATTAATTCACGCTCAATTTGGCTTGAGCGGGGCGTTAGCACTGCCTTTAGCGCGATCGCTGAAAATTCCCCTGCTCGTTCACTACCGGGGTGCCGATGCCACCGTCACCGAAGAATCTTCTCGCTATGCTTCCCTCAACCACTGGATTTACTTCCAACGGAAAGAGGCTCTTCAACGGGAGGCGAGGCTGTTTATCACTGTCTCTAAATTCATTAAAGAAAAGCTGATCGAACAAGGCTTTCCGAAAGAAAAAATCATCCATCACTATCACGGAGTCGATCTCGATCGATTTCGCCCCGATCCCGACATTCCTCGTCAACCCATTGTACTTTTTGTCGGTCGTCTGACAGAAAAGAAAGGTTGCGAGTACCTGATCCGCGCAATGGCTAAGGTACAGTCGGAATTACCAGAAGTAGAATTAGTAGTTATTGGCGAAGGGCCTTTGCAACCAGCATTAGAAGCTTTAGCAGCCAAAATACTCAATCGCTATCAATTTTTAGGGCTTCAGCCGCCGGATGCGGTTAAAATTTGGATGAATCGCACTCGTTTGTTAGCTGCACCGAGCATAACTGGTTCGGAAGGAGATTCGGAAGGACTGCCTAATGTGGTGATGGAAGCGCAAGCAATGGGACTTCCCGTAGTCAGCACTTTCCATGCAGGAATACCGGAAGCCGTAACTGATGGAGAAACGGGGTTTCTAACGAAGGAACGAGATGTGGAAGCCTTGGCGGAATATAGCACGCGATTGTTAAAAGATACTCAACTTTGGCAGTGTTTTAGCGCTAAAGGGCGGGAGAACGTGGAAGCGAATTTCGATCGCGCTAAGCAGACAGGCGTTTTGGAAAATATTTACGAAGCTGTTTTACGAGGAGAACGATCGAATTAGAATTCAGAATTCAGAATTCAGGAGTGAAAGTATTTTTAATAAAGAATTCTGATTTTAGATATTTCTAAAAAATAATTTTTTACGTTTTAGGTTGGTAGCTTATCAACTTTTCCTTAATAAAAATTTAATCCAATTTTTAATAGATTTAGGGCGTTTTATAGTTAATTCATCAAGGGTTTCTCCAGGATTCATTCTTTTTTCGCATTGATGTTCTTGCCACATAATACCTATTAAACTCGTTACGTAAAGCATATAACCAGGTTCTTCCATCTGGGAAAATACTAAGCCAAAAGCACAGATGTTGAGTACGAAGAACCTTGAAACATCATTCACGCAAAGTCTACGCCAAACTACAAACCAAATATATACGAAAGATCCTAGCCCCAAAAACCCTAAATCTCCCCAAATACCTGCCCAACCAAACAACGGAGAAAACATACTAGATTGATTGCCAAGCCAACTTTTTCCTACCTCAACCCAAACACTATTACTAGCGGGATGTACGGTAGGGCCTAGAGGCGCTAGTAAATCTTCATATTCTCGGAGCATCCAACCTCCTAACCGCGTCACGGTATGACCGGGCCCTAAACCGAGTAGTGGATGCAAGAATGATGTATAGAAGCTAGGAACCACGCGAAATGTTACAGACTTGAGCCGAGTGGCTTCACCATCAGGGCCATACATCTCCGGTCGCATCCAAGTGTTGAATGCGTCAAATGCTGGTACATTTTCCATACACCAAAGAAAAACGTAAACCAGTAAAACTCCGCCGATCAAATACTTTAGTGCTTCACCAATATTCTTAAACTTCGTAAGCAGCAAAAGTACTCCAGCTACACCAAAGACCAAAAGAACTTGCTTAGCGTCCGCCATATTCATATGCCAGAACGTAGCAAGAACTACGGCAGTGCGAATCCAAATCGGAATATTTTTAGCAGTCGCAAAATAATATATGCCAAATGTTAATGCTACAGAAGCTCCGACAACGTGACCAGCCCCCTGTCCGATAAAAACCCCCTTAATATTGTCTTCGAGGCCACGACGGAGATGTAGTCTTAAGACATAACGCTGAACATAGGCAAAAATAGTGTTAGTAAAGGAAGAAAATATTATAAATGCTCTAACTTCGATCAATTTTTCTGGAGTCAGAGAAAGGCTGATAATTGTAATTAGTAAGAGGAAATGTTCGCATAATAGTAGAAAATTTAAGAATACATTTACGATCCCTGCATTATTTAAAATTGCACTAGCCAAATTCACGCATAAGAAAACAAATAAAGCAAATAAAAGTTCTTTGATAGCTGCAATTTGGTTTGGAGATTTAACCTTAGTTTTGGTCAGAGTAAAAATACAAGTCCAAGGAACTATTCCCAGGTGTAAAAGGGCAACTATTGAGGGAAATTTTAATAAAGTGAGAACTCTGGGAAAAAAGGCTGAGCTAAAGGCAAACAGCATCAGGGTGGAAAGCGGAATAAATCCTTTTCTTTTAGCGCTAACTTCAACTTTCGTATCCATTTTTCCTAAATAAATAACTCCTATCCACATCAGAAGATTTAATTCCAAAAACTGATAGGGAGAGAGCGATTTTACTGTCAATTTTTGTAGGGAATTTTTAAGAAATCCATCACCTATAGAAAATTAAAAATTAACGATTTCTTGGTAATGCTTGACTAGGGATTTTGCTTTGGCTTCCCAAGAAAATCTTGCCTTTACCCACTGCTGTCCCGCCTCTCCCATTCCGACTCGCCGTTGGGAATATCGAGCCAACTTAGCCATTAGTTCAGCTAGGTTATGTAATACTCGATCCGGGGTACTGGCAGGAACTTTAGTGGCAAATTAAGGCAACTCAAGTTTTTATTTAAGTTAAATTGCTGATTTATAAACTTAAAGGTTTGAAAAAATAACGCTTTTTGTGTTGTTGTTTTGTCCAGGAATCTCCAATAGAGAGAGATTCCTGGAAAGTTAATCTAACCAGGAACGACCTGAACTATTAATGACCGTTTATCAAAAGATTGTACTTTGCCTGATTGACCCAGGTCAGCTACAACGCGGTCTAACAGTTCTATAGCTCGTTCGCGGTGTTGATTTTCCCGACCCCGTAAACGAATTTGAAACTTTACTGAGTTGCCTTTACCCAACCATTCAATGGCCCTGTTAATGCGTAAGGCATAATCAGATTCGCCAATGTTGGGACGTAGCTGAACTTCCTTGAGGGTTGGTTGAGAACTCTGGCGCTGACGTTTTTTTTGTTGATACTGATGTTTGCCGTAGTTCAAAATTTTTACTACGGGAACATCTTTACCCTCGGAGACTACTACCAGATCGAGTCCTGCACTCTGAGCTAGTTGTAAAGCTTCACGGGTATCAGTTAAACCACGATTGTTGTTTTCGTGGTCGATCAAAAGAACTTGAGGGGATTTGATTTGATGGTTAATCAGATGTTTGCTAGGGATAGGAATTTCCTCTCTTTACTCAACGTTTTACTTAACAGATAATTACTAGGGTAGCGCAATGCTTCTTAATTAACACCTGGCTGAGGGTAAGTCCTTCCGGCTTTAAAGAAAATTTAACAAAGATGGAGAGGGGGTGGATGTAGGTAGTGGTGCGGGGGGTGGCAGGGGTCGCGTAAAGCTGTGATGCCATGCGATCGCTAATGCCAACACCTCAAGGAACAGTAGACCTAACATAACTTTCCGGCCAAGTTTAAGTATTTTCCACCCAATCCAGCTAATGATTAACGCTACTAATAAGGCGATCGAAAAAGTAAAAGGAATTATCATCAGACACTTTTAATTTGTAATTTTAAACAGCATCTATCTAATAGACTCTCATCGGAATTGTTTAACGAGTGGCGAGTGACAGGCTAAATATATTTATTTAGGGACATATTTTTGAATTAAATTCATAATTTTGTCAAATCGTAATTTTTTAGCCAAATCCATCAGATAATTAGCTATATCTTCATGAGAATGGCTAATTTCTTCGAGCAGGTATTTAATAGAATCTTCATCTAATTCACTAGCTGCCTGATAAAGGCGAGCGTTCCATTCAAGAGGTAAAAGTGCTAAGTCTTCAGCCGTGAATTCGCGGTTATTTGAATTAGCAGTTTTAGCACTTTTATCTGTTTCTATAACCGATGGTTCTTCGTAAATATAACCTACTCCTAAATATTCAGCCATCTTTTCAAAAAGGATGTCTTCTCGGAATGGTTTGCTAACGAAATCATCGCATCCCGATGCCATAATTATCGCGCGATTTTCATCAAAAGCGCTGGCTGTCAAAGCAATAATAATTGTAGCTTTTTTTAAATCTCGACTTTTAATTTGCTTGGTAGCTTCATATCCATCCATCACCGGCATTTGCATATCCATCCAGATTAGGTGAGGTTGCCATTCTTCCCAAATCGTAATGGCTTCTCGACCGTTAGCTGCTTGGCGTACCTCAAAACCCAAGGGAGACAACAAGTTAACTAATAGCAAGCGACTTTCCCAAATATCATCAACTGCTAAGATGCGATAAGTGGGTTGATTTGGTTCTAAAGCAATTACTTTTCGAGTGGGTTTTTGAATAATAACTGCGGTTGCTGGCACTGGTTTAGCTTGGATGTGAAAGGTAAAACTCGCTCCTTTACCAAAAGTACTGCTAACTGTCATATTTCCTCTCATTAACTGTACGAATTGGCGGCTGATGGGTAAACCCAACCCAGTTCCAGATTGAGATTTACGACCTGTTTCTGTTTGTACGAATGGTTGAAAAACCGTTTTTAATTCGTCGGTTGCCATACCCATCCCAGTATCTTCTACTTGAAAGTGAATGGTGACTGATGCGCTGTCATTGGCCAATTTTTGGTTACTGTCGATCGCCCAAACTCGCAGGTTTACTCTACCTGTTTCGGTAAATTTGATGGCGTTTGCTAATAAGTTAATCAGGACTTGACGCAGTTTACTTTCATCGGTTTCTATATGTTGAGGAACGTTAGGATTTCGCTCGAAAATTAATTGTAATCCTTTCGATTCGGCTTTCAATTTAAACATTTCTGCTAAAGAATCTAGCAGTCGATATAGGTCGAAGCTGTTTTCATGCAATTCAATTTTGCCTGCTTCGATTTTTGACATTTCCAGTACGTCGTTGATCAGGTTAAGTAAATGTTCGCCGGCACGACTGATGATGCCTAAATGTTCTTGCTGTTTCTCGGTAGTAGTAGAATCGCGAGCTAATACTTGGGTAAAACCTAAAATGGCGTTGAGGGGAGTTCTGAGTTCGTGACTCATTTTGGAGAGAAATTCGCTTTTGGCACGGTTGGCATTATCGGCGGCTTCTTTGGCTTTTTTTAAGTTTGCTTCCGAGCGTCGCAGAGCTTCTTCTGCTCGTTTGCGATCGCTAATATCGGTAATCATTCCCAACGAACCCGCATATTGACCTGTTTGGTTAAAAATACTAGTAGTTGAAATAATTACCCAGACCACTGAACCATCTTTACAGATGAACTTAAAATCGTGATTTTCGTTAATTCCTTGGCGGCGACGTTCGTGATGGGCAATGGCAATTTTTTTACCTTCTTCATCCATAAAATCAAAGATGTGCTTACCCAGCATTTCCTCAACCGTATAGCCCAGCATTTGAGCCATTCTACTGTTAACAAAAGTGGTTTTTTCTTGAGCGTCAACTATCCAAACACCTTCGTAACTAGTTTCAATTATGCGACGATAACGTTCTTCACTTTCTTGTAAAGCTAACTCGGCTTGTTTGCGTTCGGTAATGTTGCTAGCCGTGCCGGTTGTTCCTAAAATATTTCCTTCCGAATCACGCCTGATGATGGCATTGAATAATAAATTAAGTCGCTTACCATCTTTAGATATTTGAACGCTTTCATATTGAAAAACCGACTTTCCTGCTAAAATTTGTTGAAAAGTTTCTCGGTCTTGAATGATTTGCTCTGGAGGCTCGAAATCAGTGAACAAACGACCGATCATTTCTTCTGGCGCGT from Leptolyngbyaceae cyanobacterium carries:
- the infC gene encoding translation initiation factor IF-3, which produces MPIPSKHLINHQIKSPQVLLIDHENNNRGLTDTREALQLAQSAGLDLVVVSEGKDVPVVKILNYGKHQYQQKKRQRQSSQPTLKEVQLRPNIGESDYALRINRAIEWLGKGNSVKFQIRLRGRENQHRERAIELLDRVVADLGQSGKVQSFDKRSLIVQVVPG
- a CDS encoding glycosyltransferase, producing the protein MGNSNLILFSSLLLPASQTFIRAQGEQLKKFTAYYVGSRLVEGLELPRDRIAVVNKGTNFGKIAETAFKISGFAPDFSQKLRQLNPVLIHAQFGLSGALALPLARSLKIPLLVHYRGADATVTEESSRYASLNHWIYFQRKEALQREARLFITVSKFIKEKLIEQGFPKEKIIHHYHGVDLDRFRPDPDIPRQPIVLFVGRLTEKKGCEYLIRAMAKVQSELPEVELVVIGEGPLQPALEALAAKILNRYQFLGLQPPDAVKIWMNRTRLLAAPSITGSEGDSEGLPNVVMEAQAMGLPVVSTFHAGIPEAVTDGETGFLTKERDVEALAEYSTRLLKDTQLWQCFSAKGRENVEANFDRAKQTGVLENIYEAVLRGERSN